One genomic window of Verrucomicrobiia bacterium includes the following:
- a CDS encoding tetratricopeptide repeat protein, which yields MRAEKKIESAAIPSWKRLTPLILFLLTLLLFSPVRHNEFTNYDDPIYITESPLVLNGLSWDGIQAAFTGHHAYMWHPLTTISHQLDITLFGLNAGAHQMMNVVYHGLCTALLFVLLRSMTGSYWRSLIVTALFAWHPLRVESIAWVAERKDTMYGLFWVLTLLAYHRYATKTDGKNYALLFFTFALGILTKPTIVTLPCVLLLLDIWPLKRLPVEVFDGKEQWKKHWPILRKLLVEKLPLFALSGLLAVLTWKMQSLGGIIRTTGQIGMIERLGNAVVSYVRYLGKLVWPQDLVVFYPHPGQWPWGLVIIALIMVIGLSFFVFRRRKTQPWELVGWCWFLGVLFPVIGVVQSGGQSMADRYTYVACIGVLIAVIWTGEQISRQKGWRGTGLTLTVLLPLLCYITLTHTQLSYWRNSETLFRHTLAASPGNVIGYDNLGSTLIAQGRMEEAVAVITEGLQAHPGRAVLHNNLGLAYRSLGQPKAAIEQYRLALKSSPGFATAHSNLGNILRETGDLNGAIYELQEALKSDPNDTEAMNNLALTFEEAGRKYDALRLYQSAIIANPLNVEAHVNMGTLLLDLGRKEEALAICQRAVALRPNFVEANMALLYSLTATGKMTEAKALAGRVHQLAQMQNRPDIRHLLEAEVKRAGLDK from the coding sequence ATGCGGGCTGAAAAGAAAATCGAATCTGCAGCCATTCCTTCATGGAAGCGGTTGACGCCGCTGATTCTTTTTCTGCTGACACTGCTGCTCTTCTCTCCCGTCCGTCATAATGAATTCACGAACTACGACGATCCGATCTACATCACCGAAAGCCCTCTGGTTCTGAACGGATTGAGCTGGGACGGCATCCAAGCCGCCTTCACCGGACACCACGCCTACATGTGGCATCCGCTCACGACCATCTCGCACCAACTGGACATCACTCTTTTCGGTTTGAATGCCGGCGCACACCAGATGATGAACGTAGTTTATCACGGCCTGTGTACAGCGTTGCTGTTTGTTTTGCTGCGTTCGATGACAGGAAGCTACTGGCGTTCTCTGATAGTGACTGCGTTATTCGCCTGGCATCCACTGCGTGTTGAATCCATCGCGTGGGTGGCTGAACGCAAGGACACCATGTATGGCCTCTTCTGGGTGCTCACCTTGCTTGCCTATCATCGCTATGCCACAAAAACAGACGGAAAGAATTATGCGCTGCTTTTTTTCACCTTTGCCTTAGGTATCTTGACCAAGCCCACCATCGTCACCCTGCCCTGCGTCTTGCTTCTGCTGGATATCTGGCCGCTGAAGCGTCTGCCCGTGGAGGTTTTTGATGGAAAGGAGCAATGGAAAAAACATTGGCCCATCTTGCGGAAGCTGCTCGTGGAGAAGCTGCCTTTGTTCGCGCTCTCAGGTTTGCTCGCAGTGCTCACATGGAAGATGCAAAGCCTGGGCGGCATCATCCGCACCACTGGCCAAATCGGCATGATCGAGCGGCTCGGCAATGCCGTGGTCAGCTATGTCCGATATCTTGGCAAACTCGTCTGGCCACAAGACCTCGTTGTCTTCTATCCTCATCCTGGTCAATGGCCTTGGGGGCTGGTAATCATCGCTTTGATCATGGTCATCGGACTGAGTTTTTTTGTTTTCAGACGGCGCAAAACTCAGCCTTGGGAACTGGTAGGCTGGTGCTGGTTCCTTGGTGTCCTGTTTCCCGTGATCGGCGTGGTGCAATCTGGCGGCCAGTCGATGGCGGACCGCTATACTTATGTCGCCTGCATAGGTGTTCTGATCGCCGTGATCTGGACGGGAGAACAAATTTCCCGGCAGAAAGGCTGGCGTGGCACTGGACTGACACTGACTGTTCTGTTGCCATTGCTGTGCTACATCACCCTCACCCATACGCAACTGAGCTACTGGCGTAACAGCGAAACCCTCTTTCGCCACACATTGGCCGCATCACCCGGAAACGTCATCGGCTACGACAATCTCGGCAGTACACTCATCGCGCAAGGCCGGATGGAAGAAGCTGTGGCCGTCATCACCGAAGGGCTTCAGGCACATCCCGGACGTGCTGTTTTGCATAACAATCTCGGACTCGCCTACCGGTCCTTGGGGCAACCCAAAGCGGCCATTGAGCAATATCGACTGGCCTTGAAATCAAGCCCCGGCTTCGCCACCGCTCATAGCAATCTCGGCAACATACTGCGTGAAACCGGCGATTTGAACGGCGCCATTTACGAACTGCAGGAAGCGCTAAAATCCGACCCGAATGACACCGAGGCCATGAACAATCTGGCGCTCACATTTGAAGAAGCCGGACGCAAGTATGATGCGTTGCGGCTATACCAATCCGCCATCATCGCGAACCCGCTCAACGTCGAAGCCCACGTGAACATGGGCACACTGTTGCTGGATTTGGGCCGCAAAGAGGAAGCTCTCGCCATCTGTCAGCGCGCGGTCGCATTAAGACCAAACTTTGTTGAGGCCAATATGGCATTGCTATACTCACTGACCGCTACAGGCAAGATGACTGAAGCCAAGGCACTCGCAGGTCGGGTCCATCAACTGGCTCAGATGCAAAATCGCCCCGATATCCGGCACCTGCTGGAAGCAGAAGTGAAACGCGCCGGATTGGATAAATGA
- a CDS encoding ABC transporter ATP-binding protein, producing MALVELRNVRKTYRMGDETIHALDDITVDIAQGDFMSIIGPSGSGKSTLMHILGCLDSPTSGTIQLDGVMIHNASARQLAGIRNRKIGFVFQSFNLLPKLTVLQNVELPMIYSGIGGKERRERAMSAMQKVGIDNRSKHRPSQLSGGQQQRVAIARALVNDPRIIFADEPTGNLDSHTGEIVLDMFHKFHEEGRTIILVTHDPEIAAVTPRRLEIRDGKIAKEVDRKLAGLDRVPVTPAQT from the coding sequence ATGGCGCTCGTCGAACTTCGCAACGTCCGCAAGACTTATCGCATGGGCGATGAGACGATCCATGCGCTGGATGACATCACGGTGGACATCGCGCAGGGCGATTTCATGTCCATCATCGGCCCGTCAGGCAGTGGCAAGTCCACGCTGATGCACATCCTCGGTTGCTTGGATTCTCCGACCTCCGGAACGATTCAGCTCGATGGAGTAATGATTCACAATGCCTCGGCGCGGCAACTCGCAGGCATTCGCAATCGCAAGATCGGCTTCGTGTTCCAGTCGTTCAATCTGCTGCCGAAGCTTACTGTTTTGCAGAACGTGGAACTGCCGATGATCTATTCCGGCATCGGTGGCAAAGAACGGCGCGAGCGCGCGATGTCCGCGATGCAGAAGGTGGGCATCGACAACCGCTCGAAGCACCGGCCTTCGCAATTATCCGGTGGTCAGCAGCAACGTGTGGCGATCGCCCGTGCGCTGGTGAACGATCCGCGCATCATTTTCGCGGATGAGCCGACGGGTAACTTGGATTCGCACACGGGCGAGATCGTGCTGGATATGTTCCACAAGTTTCATGAAGAGGGCCGCACGATCATTTTAGTGACGCATGACCCGGAGATCGCGGCGGTGACGCCAAGGCGATTGGAGATCCGCGATGGTAAGATCGCGAAAGAGGTGGATCGCAAGCTGGCGGGCTTGGACCGCGTGCCGGTAACTCCTGCGCAGACGTGA
- a CDS encoding TIGR01777 family oxidoreductase has translation MKILVSGASGLLGSELVPALRAAGHEVVRLVRGGNAGEPNSVGWDPDRGHIDATTKLQGVDGIIHLAGENIGEGRWSKEKKRLILESRVNSTKLLAETAVRLSPRPKIFLCASAIGIYGNRGEETLTETSTLGDDFLAEVCKDWESATEAAKEAGIRVVNLRFGAILTPKGGALAKMLTPFKAGMGGPVGDGEQYVSWISLPDAAGAILHTLQHAELSGPVNIVAPDAVKNRDFAHALGDAINRPAKVPIPAIALKFAFGEMAEATVLASQRVQPQKLVGNGYSFRHPDISTAFRELLAG, from the coding sequence ATGAAGATTTTGGTGAGTGGTGCCAGCGGGTTGCTGGGTAGCGAGCTTGTCCCCGCGTTGCGCGCGGCGGGACATGAGGTCGTGAGACTCGTTCGTGGTGGCAATGCTGGGGAGCCGAATTCGGTCGGTTGGGATCCGGACAGAGGACATATCGACGCCACTACCAAACTGCAAGGTGTGGATGGCATCATTCATCTGGCAGGTGAGAACATCGGTGAAGGCCGCTGGAGCAAGGAAAAGAAGCGCCTTATTTTGGAAAGCCGGGTGAACAGCACCAAGTTACTTGCGGAAACAGCTGTCAGACTAAGTCCTCGGCCCAAAATTTTTCTGTGTGCCTCGGCGATTGGTATCTATGGCAATCGTGGTGAAGAAACACTTACGGAAACGAGCACGCTAGGAGATGATTTCCTTGCGGAGGTGTGCAAGGACTGGGAATCCGCCACTGAGGCTGCGAAGGAAGCGGGCATCCGCGTGGTGAACTTGCGTTTCGGTGCGATTCTTACTCCAAAAGGCGGTGCGCTGGCGAAGATGTTGACGCCTTTTAAAGCAGGCATGGGTGGACCTGTAGGTGATGGTGAGCAGTATGTGAGCTGGATATCACTGCCTGATGCGGCAGGTGCTATTCTGCACACGCTTCAGCATGCTGAACTCTCAGGGCCAGTGAATATCGTGGCGCCGGATGCAGTAAAGAATCGTGATTTTGCGCATGCTTTGGGTGATGCGATCAATCGTCCGGCGAAAGTGCCCATCCCGGCTATCGCATTGAAATTTGCCTTCGGAGAAATGGCTGAGGCGACGGTGCTGGCGAGTCAGCGGGTGCAACCGCAAAAGCTGGTGGGCAATGGCTATTCATTCCGCCACCCGGACATCAGCACTGCATTTCGTGAGCTGCTCGCGGGATAG
- a CDS encoding tetratricopeptide repeat protein, with translation MQPNNQNVTRGIALFLGLITLLLFLPLGKFDFVNYDDDLHVTQNEIVKEGLTVKGLVWAFTGSSDIFWHPITWMSHMLDVSLFGLNPSGHHIMSLLIHLAAAMILFYALLEMTDRPWPSGIVAAWFAWHPLHVESVAWIAERKDVLSGFFFALILLAYAHYVKSKDRRWYWLTFAALVLGLMSKTMLVTVPLVLLLLDIWPLKRVSIGGKLDLVEWRKLFWEKWPFYAIMIIAVLLTLVPAILGSAVRSEEQWGFDFRAKNAMVSILRYLELTFYPRGLAVYYPPADIPAAQAMMAAILVTGLGAWCFVQRKQSPFWLIGFAWFIIMLLPVLGLVKVGTHAFADRYTYLPLIGIFTAIAFGADGWVRANVGHRKIVAGIAGVSLVACIVLTKQQLMVWQNSITLFQHALKVTRDNPIAHYNLAAELMQQDRPTEALPHYEAVLKLRPNREDVHLNYGLALLKTKKIVEAREHFITAIELNPANVEARMNLGNIFYLEEKRNESLEQFRQVLRLRPDHSGARNNLGLILLDQGRLNEAEANFREAIQRQPENSEAHFNLGRALVRLGRVEEGTVEWMKAAQLSPDASDALIHLTWLLATHPEARYRKGPEAVKLGARVLQITGPNDLVALDALAAAHAECGQFAEAINIIKRALEISRAAGDTLLLETMEKHLKSYQEGKPWRQAP, from the coding sequence ATGCAGCCGAACAATCAAAATGTGACCCGTGGTATCGCCCTCTTTCTGGGTCTCATCACCCTGTTGCTCTTCCTGCCCTTGGGAAAGTTCGATTTCGTCAATTACGATGATGATTTGCACGTGACCCAGAACGAGATCGTGAAAGAAGGTCTGACTGTAAAAGGCCTCGTCTGGGCATTCACCGGCAGCTCCGATATTTTCTGGCATCCTATCACTTGGATGTCCCACATGCTCGATGTTTCCCTGTTCGGCTTGAATCCCTCCGGCCACCATATCATGAGCCTGCTCATCCATCTGGCAGCCGCCATGATACTATTTTATGCCCTGCTGGAGATGACGGATCGGCCATGGCCCAGCGGCATCGTCGCCGCATGGTTTGCCTGGCACCCATTGCATGTGGAATCCGTAGCCTGGATCGCCGAACGCAAAGACGTCCTGAGCGGATTTTTCTTTGCACTGATACTGCTCGCGTATGCCCATTACGTAAAAAGCAAAGATCGCCGCTGGTATTGGCTGACATTTGCTGCCTTGGTGCTGGGGCTGATGTCCAAGACCATGCTGGTCACAGTGCCGCTGGTTCTGCTGCTGCTGGACATCTGGCCGCTTAAACGCGTGAGCATTGGCGGTAAATTAGACCTCGTAGAGTGGCGCAAACTGTTTTGGGAGAAGTGGCCGTTTTACGCGATCATGATCATCGCAGTATTGCTCACGCTGGTTCCTGCGATCCTGGGCAGCGCCGTGCGCTCGGAAGAACAATGGGGCTTCGATTTTCGGGCAAAGAATGCGATGGTCTCGATCCTGCGCTATCTGGAGCTCACCTTTTATCCCCGCGGCCTGGCTGTTTATTATCCTCCGGCTGACATCCCTGCGGCACAAGCGATGATGGCTGCCATACTCGTGACCGGCTTGGGTGCGTGGTGTTTCGTGCAGCGCAAGCAATCCCCTTTCTGGCTCATCGGCTTCGCATGGTTCATCATCATGCTGTTGCCGGTTTTGGGCTTGGTAAAAGTCGGTACACATGCCTTCGCAGACCGCTACACTTACCTGCCATTGATCGGTATCTTCACCGCTATCGCCTTTGGTGCCGATGGGTGGGTGCGGGCCAATGTCGGACATCGAAAGATAGTCGCTGGCATCGCGGGCGTCTCCTTGGTCGCCTGCATCGTCTTGACGAAACAACAGCTCATGGTTTGGCAGAATTCCATCACGCTTTTCCAACACGCCTTGAAAGTGACCCGAGACAATCCGATCGCTCACTACAATCTGGCTGCGGAGTTGATGCAGCAAGACCGCCCAACTGAAGCACTGCCTCATTACGAAGCCGTATTGAAGCTGCGGCCCAACCGTGAAGATGTCCACCTCAACTACGGCCTCGCCCTGCTCAAAACAAAGAAGATCGTCGAAGCCCGGGAACATTTCATCACCGCCATAGAGTTGAACCCGGCCAACGTCGAGGCACGGATGAATCTGGGCAACATATTCTACCTGGAGGAAAAACGTAATGAATCCCTTGAACAGTTCCGTCAGGTGTTGAGACTCCGTCCAGATCACTCCGGCGCGCGGAACAACCTCGGTCTCATACTGCTGGATCAAGGCCGCCTGAACGAAGCCGAGGCCAACTTCCGTGAAGCCATCCAAAGGCAACCGGAGAACTCTGAAGCGCACTTCAATCTCGGTCGGGCCCTTGTGCGCTTGGGACGCGTTGAAGAAGGCACCGTCGAATGGATGAAAGCTGCGCAACTGTCACCCGACGCATCCGATGCGCTCATCCACCTCACCTGGCTGTTGGCGACCCATCCCGAGGCACGCTATCGGAAAGGCCCCGAAGCTGTGAAGCTGGGTGCTCGCGTCTTGCAGATCACGGGGCCGAATGACTTGGTGGCTCTGGACGCACTGGCTGCTGCCCATGCCGAATGCGGCCAGTTTGCCGAGGCGATCAACATCATCAAACGCGCCTTAGAAATCTCGCGGGCCGCCGGAGACACCCTCTTGCTGGAAACGATGGAAAAACATCTAAAGAGCTATCAAGAAGGCAAACCCTGGCGGCAAGCGCCCTGA
- a CDS encoding ABC transporter permease, with protein MNLGNTIATGFREIWAHKFRSLLTMLGIILGVSSLVAMSAMVQGLEKGLREALVAMGGLEKIRVEQSEELPAHQRHMADRATGVTMHDVYALKASAPLVNQIVPSVDMYGFRGNNAVTYRNKSARPFMFSGTWPDALALNEHVVEHGRMFNELEDDEARSVCVIGTGIRDQLFGDPEKVGREINPVGEIVNINGQPFTIIGMFQHYESEQARKERELAKLAPPSPNGKKAEASRGGGNRSRGGHFVFRLKNNTVYIPLRTMQVKFRSAAGVGGTADYRLTTLQMKVPNIELLEAGLQQVRNVMLMTHKGIEDFTFRTQEDTAAEITKTIQNARASGGIIAVISLIVGGIGIMNIMLASISERIREIGIRKAMGATTIDVFVQILVESIVIAVVGGVAGLFASYGLVYAIATFTPSDNSPIITTSAMLMAFACSAGVGVLAGLFPAFKASRLHPIQALKYD; from the coding sequence GTGAACCTGGGAAATACTATCGCCACGGGCTTCCGTGAGATCTGGGCGCACAAGTTCCGCTCCCTGCTGACCATGCTGGGGATCATCTTGGGCGTCTCCAGTCTCGTGGCCATGTCCGCGATGGTGCAGGGCTTGGAGAAGGGTTTGCGGGAAGCGCTCGTCGCGATGGGCGGTTTGGAAAAGATTCGCGTGGAACAGAGCGAGGAATTGCCCGCGCATCAACGCCACATGGCGGATCGCGCTACGGGTGTGACGATGCATGATGTCTATGCGTTGAAGGCGAGTGCGCCCTTGGTGAACCAGATCGTGCCTTCGGTGGACATGTATGGCTTTCGCGGGAATAACGCGGTGACGTATAGGAACAAATCGGCGCGGCCGTTCATGTTCTCGGGCACATGGCCGGATGCTTTGGCATTGAACGAACATGTGGTGGAGCACGGGCGCATGTTCAATGAGTTGGAAGATGATGAGGCGCGTAGTGTGTGTGTGATCGGCACGGGCATTCGCGATCAACTGTTTGGTGATCCGGAAAAGGTCGGGCGAGAGATCAATCCGGTGGGTGAGATCGTGAATATCAATGGGCAACCGTTCACCATCATCGGTATGTTCCAGCATTACGAGAGCGAGCAGGCGCGCAAGGAGCGTGAACTCGCCAAGCTCGCGCCGCCTTCACCTAATGGCAAGAAAGCGGAGGCCTCGCGAGGCGGTGGTAATCGTTCGCGTGGTGGGCATTTCGTGTTCCGCTTGAAGAACAACACGGTTTACATCCCGCTCCGTACGATGCAGGTGAAGTTCCGTTCTGCTGCGGGAGTGGGTGGCACAGCGGATTATCGGCTGACAACATTGCAGATGAAGGTGCCAAATATTGAGTTGCTGGAGGCAGGGTTGCAGCAGGTGCGTAACGTGATGCTGATGACGCATAAGGGCATTGAAGATTTCACCTTCCGCACGCAAGAGGACACGGCAGCGGAGATCACGAAGACCATCCAGAATGCGCGGGCGAGCGGTGGCATCATCGCGGTCATCAGCCTCATCGTGGGCGGCATCGGCATCATGAACATCATGCTGGCGAGCATCTCGGAACGCATCCGCGAGATCGGCATTCGCAAGGCGATGGGCGCGACGACGATCGATGTGTTCGTGCAGATTCTGGTGGAGAGCATCGTGATCGCGGTTGTGGGTGGTGTGGCGGGCTTGTTCGCTTCTTACGGATTGGTCTATGCCATCGCCACGTTCACGCCTTCGGATAACTCACCGATCATCACCACGTCCGCGATGTTGATGGCCTTTGCCTGTAGCGCGGGTGTAGGTGTGTTAGCGGGATTGTTCCCGGCTTTCAAAGCATCACGCTTGCATCCGATCCAAGCCTTGAAATACGACTGA
- a CDS encoding efflux RND transporter periplasmic adaptor subunit, with translation MKNLLIIALLIGGGVWGYMKWKETAAAQQAKDPIANRTKTAPVESRDISFAINVAGEIGPAEQVSVRPEINGRILQLPVDIGDRVKKGALLFALDDKDLLIEIATRETDIEAAKLQLDKAKRDFEREEKLYKEKLVSQELYDNARTEFELAKNSIEKAERSLELSKDRYSKSKIMAPFDCTVLTRPVSVGQAVSGSAGFNSGTEVMSIANLNEMIIIAHVNQADITRIKPAMEVDVKVEAVSGLKVKGKVNRIAPQATIKNNIKGFEVRVLITEIEDRIQPGMTANLAIPVASAAGVLAVPLPAVFSEQGERYAYVVKDNVFEQRPVRVGISDFFYAEILSGLQVGELVALEQPPTGAEVKSAGIGKGDEKKKKDAPVADKAPKSGT, from the coding sequence ATGAAGAATTTATTGATCATCGCCTTGCTGATAGGTGGGGGCGTCTGGGGTTACATGAAGTGGAAGGAAACCGCCGCCGCGCAGCAGGCCAAAGACCCGATCGCGAATCGGACGAAGACCGCGCCGGTGGAATCGCGCGACATCAGTTTCGCCATCAATGTGGCTGGGGAGATCGGACCGGCGGAGCAGGTTTCCGTGCGCCCGGAGATCAATGGCCGTATCCTGCAACTCCCGGTGGATATCGGTGATCGCGTGAAGAAGGGCGCTCTCCTGTTTGCCTTGGATGATAAGGACTTGCTCATCGAGATCGCCACGCGCGAGACGGACATCGAGGCCGCCAAGCTGCAACTGGATAAGGCCAAGCGTGATTTCGAACGTGAAGAGAAGCTCTATAAGGAAAAGCTCGTCTCCCAAGAGTTGTATGACAATGCCCGCACGGAGTTTGAGCTGGCGAAGAACAGCATTGAGAAGGCGGAACGTTCGCTGGAGTTGTCCAAGGATCGTTACTCGAAGTCGAAGATCATGGCGCCGTTCGATTGCACGGTGCTGACGAGGCCAGTGTCAGTCGGTCAGGCGGTGTCCGGCTCGGCGGGTTTCAATAGCGGCACGGAAGTGATGAGCATCGCGAACTTGAACGAGATGATCATCATCGCGCACGTCAATCAGGCGGACATCACGCGCATCAAGCCCGCCATGGAAGTGGATGTGAAGGTGGAGGCGGTGAGCGGCTTGAAGGTGAAGGGCAAAGTGAACCGCATCGCCCCGCAGGCGACGATCAAGAACAACATCAAGGGCTTCGAAGTGCGCGTGCTCATCACGGAGATCGAGGATCGCATCCAACCCGGCATGACGGCGAATCTGGCCATTCCCGTGGCTTCGGCGGCAGGGGTTCTGGCGGTTCCTTTACCAGCGGTGTTCTCGGAGCAGGGCGAGCGTTACGCCTATGTGGTGAAGGATAATGTGTTCGAGCAACGTCCGGTGCGTGTGGGCATCTCGGATTTCTTTTACGCGGAGATTTTGTCCGGCTTGCAGGTGGGTGAACTGGTCGCCTTGGAGCAACCGCCGACGGGTGCGGAAGTGAAGAGTGCAGGCATTGGCAAGGGCGACGAGAAGAAAAAGAAGGACGCCCCGGTAGCCGATAAAGCACCGAAGAGCGGAACCTAA
- a CDS encoding ABC transporter permease has translation MNLFNAIVIGLKEIWAHKFRSLLTMLGIVLGVASLVAMAAVTKGMENGMKEALIAMGGLDKVLVRDEDVPLYQEHLKDQAIGRTIKDVYALRQSAPLIKVVSPEMELRGAVIGANGKTTNPSECVGVWPAVLEMNLFEVEHGRFFTDLDEENAHNVCVIGTGIRDAIFGSPEQAGHEINPVGQVININRMPFVIVGMFAHYESEQARKLRELEKDKPKEEATGPARQHGWMRKEWDAFWRKNNTVYIPLNTMWVKFRSASGTGGLPDPRLTDMDIKVADLELMDAALAQARNVMLMTHNGIEDFSFRTQENQVEDINKRIKNARISGGIIAGLSLLVGGIGIMNIMLASINERIREIGTCKALGATNGTIFIQIVVESVSVSLLGGLAGIAASYGLVEILTMLSPTANSPVITMDTMTIAVAFSAATGVLAGLFPAFKASRLDPIQALRYE, from the coding sequence ATGAATCTATTTAACGCCATCGTCATCGGTTTGAAGGAGATCTGGGCGCACAAGTTCCGCTCGCTCCTGACGATGCTGGGTATTGTGCTTGGCGTGGCGAGTCTCGTCGCGATGGCCGCCGTGACGAAGGGCATGGAGAACGGCATGAAGGAGGCGCTCATCGCGATGGGCGGCCTCGATAAGGTGCTCGTGCGGGATGAAGACGTGCCGCTGTATCAGGAACATTTGAAAGACCAGGCGATCGGTCGCACGATCAAAGATGTCTATGCCCTGCGTCAAAGCGCGCCGCTGATCAAAGTAGTGTCGCCAGAGATGGAGTTGCGCGGCGCGGTTATTGGTGCGAATGGCAAGACGACGAATCCTTCCGAGTGCGTGGGCGTGTGGCCCGCAGTGCTGGAAATGAATCTCTTTGAAGTGGAGCATGGCCGCTTCTTCACGGACTTGGATGAAGAGAATGCGCACAATGTCTGTGTCATCGGCACAGGTATCCGTGATGCCATCTTCGGTTCACCGGAGCAGGCGGGGCATGAGATCAATCCGGTGGGGCAGGTCATCAATATTAATCGTATGCCGTTTGTGATCGTGGGCATGTTCGCTCATTACGAGAGCGAGCAGGCACGCAAGTTGCGTGAGTTGGAGAAGGACAAGCCGAAGGAGGAGGCGACTGGTCCGGCGCGTCAACACGGCTGGATGCGCAAGGAATGGGATGCTTTCTGGCGCAAGAACAACACTGTTTATATTCCACTCAATACGATGTGGGTGAAGTTCCGTTCCGCCTCTGGAACGGGTGGTTTGCCTGATCCGCGTCTCACGGACATGGATATCAAGGTGGCCGATCTCGAACTGATGGATGCCGCGCTCGCGCAAGCGCGCAATGTGATGCTGATGACACATAATGGCATTGAGGACTTCAGCTTCCGCACGCAGGAGAATCAGGTGGAGGACATCAACAAGCGCATCAAGAATGCGCGCATCAGTGGTGGCATTATCGCGGGCTTGAGTTTGCTGGTGGGCGGTATCGGCATCATGAACATCATGCTCGCGAGCATCAATGAGCGCATCCGCGAGATCGGTACATGCAAGGCTTTGGGCGCGACGAATGGCACGATCTTCATCCAGATCGTAGTGGAGAGCGTTTCGGTTTCGCTGCTGGGCGGCTTGGCGGGCATCGCCGCTTCCTATGGATTGGTCGAGATATTGACGATGCTATCGCCCACGGCGAATTCGCCAGTCATTACGATGGATACGATGACCATTGCCGTGGCGTTCAGTGCGGCGACCGGTGTGTTGGCGGGATTGTTCCCGGCGTTCAAGGCGTCGCGGCTGGATCCGATCCAAGCCTTGCGCTACGAATAG